The following nucleotide sequence is from Carassius gibelio isolate Cgi1373 ecotype wild population from Czech Republic chromosome A24, carGib1.2-hapl.c, whole genome shotgun sequence.
AatgacttttattgttttttattgtttttttttgcttcctACCATGgatgtcaatggctaccatcaccTGTTTGTTTTCCAACATTCCCAAATTTTtccaaaattcttaaaaaaaaaaaaaaaaaaaaaaaatatatatatatatatatatatatatatatatatatatatatatatatatataaataaaaaaaattttggaACCAAagagttgatggtagccattgacttgcatagtagaggaaaaaaactaatgaaaaccaatggctaccatcaacatTCCAACATTTGttttccaacattcttcaaaataaggcGTTAACGAAAAAAgggattttgaagaatgttgggaaccaaacaTTTGACGGTATCCATTGACTTCtattttagggggaaaaaaacactatggaagtcagtggctaccagcaactgtttgatttcaaacattcttcaaaatatcttcttttgcattcGACAGAGAACAGAAACCTATACGAGGTTTGGAAAACAACttgaagattaataaataatgtcttcacttttgggtgaactgtctctttaaaagtctttattgaagttttataaataaatggcaGTGAAAAAGTGGGcgattgtttatttttatcatctgttACACGAACAATACTTTCAGCTCTTCCCTGAACACACTTGTTGGATGCCGTTGCACACAAATATGcatgaaacgtgtgtgtgtgtgtgtgtgtgtgtgtgtgtgtagggatcGTCTGTCGGCCAGTGACATGTTACAGGTGAGGAAGGTGATGGAGCACGTGTATGAAAAGATCATCAACCTGGACAGCGAGTCTCAGACGGGCGCTTCGTCTGCAGAGAAGCCCAGCGAacagaaggaggaggaggacatgGCAGTGCTAGCGGAGGAGAAGATCGAGCTGCTCTGTCAAGACCAGGTATTTCTTTAGATGGCTACACCTGCGCAATTTTCTTATTTCTTCATTTTGGTACTGTAGCTAGTCATTGTTGATGGTAACCGTTTCCTGTAACacttttacaataaggtttcatttgtttttaacatCAGCGTACTACATTAGAGAACTAACAATGATACtgatacttctacagcatttctaACAGCGCCTGTATTAATGCTAAATTTGCATTtacaaataagatattttgaaaactatattttgaagaatgttgggaaccaaagAGCCATTcacttatattgtattttttccccctccttaGCATGGATGttaatggctaccgtcaactgtttgatttccaacattttaacatttgttttccaacattcttcaaaataaggtcctttgaaaaagagattttaaagaatgttgggaaTCAaagagttgacggtagccattgacttccattgtgaggaaaagaaaaaaaacactatggaagtcaatggctaccatcaactgtttgttttccaacattcttcaaaataaggtcatttgaaaaagagattttaaagaatgttgggaaTCAAagagttgatggtagccattgacttccaaagtaaggaaaaaaaaaatactatggaaatcgatggctaccgtcaactgtttgatttccaacattttaacatttgttttccaacattcttcaaaataaggtaatttgaaaaaaaagattttatataaTGTTGGGAATCAGAGAGTTGACGGTAACCATTGACTTCCGTtttgaggaaaagaaaaaaacactatggaagtcaatggctaccgtcaactgtttggttctcaacattcttcaaaatatctttttcaaaatacagtattttgaagaatgtttaatttaattttaatttgaaacaaatgttaaaatgttggaaaacaaagagttgacggtagccattgatttcaatagtgtttttttttttccagttactatggaagtcattagctaccgtcaactgtttgttttccaacattcttcaaaataaggtaatttgaaaaaaagattttaaagaatgttggaaaTCAAAGAGTTGACGGTAGCTAATGACTTCCATtgtaaggaaaagaaaaaaacactatggaagtcaatggctaccgtcaactgtttggttctcaacattctttaaaatctcTTTTTCGAAATaccttattttgaagaatgtttttttttttcttttccttactttggaagtcgatggctaccgtcaactgtttgttttccaacattctttaaaataaggtcatttgaaaaaaagattttaaagaatgttgggaaccaaagagttgacggtagccatttaCTTCCAAAGTaaggaaaaaaaacactatggaagtcaatggctaccgtcaccaACAGTAAAGTTTCACGTACAAAATACCAAAGTACTGTACAATTACGATGGTATAGTttcataaatttaataaaaatataaaaaagctaaatCGCCATGTGGcacattattaattcattattttgttgttgtagaaaaaaaatgttatacaaaaaaagtacatcGCTCAAACCAAAGTGATTTGTGCTGTGATGAAAATCATTAACCTAAATTGACAGAAAATGTCCCGTCTTGGCTTGTAAACCTTTTATTTCGCTGTCTATAGTATTCGATTTTAttatcaacttgttttcttttttaatagcaCAGTTTTTTGGAGATGATTGATCTGAGCTCATGCGCCTGTTTCTAAAAGtgaaaagcattatttgtggataattcTGACTCGAAAACTGAAGCGCATgagctcagatcaatgaggcctatAATTAATCATCTCCAAAAGGAAAGAAATAACCCATGCTTATTtggattgaatccaagatttggtGATATTAGTGTAAAGTGAGGTTTATAAGCAATTCTATTGTAGGCTGGTCATTGTATCAAAGGATCAAACGCCCCTCATAATTACTCATAAAATATGATCTTCCCGTAATTACTTGAATGCACTTCCTGCGTGTAAATAAATCTTTGTGGCATGATGTTGCATTGCTTTCTTTAGGTTCTGGATCCCAACATGGACCTGCGAACGGTGAAGCACTTCATCTGGAAGAGCGGCGGTGACCTGACGCTCCACTATCGGCAGAAATCCACGTGAAGCTCCGCCCCTTCTGACTCCGCTCGCAACACATTCAAAGCACACGCTCACCTGACGTCTACATCATCTTCCTCACACGCACGATTATCCGAGTGTAAACGGGAAGGAGGATCGCTGGAAGAAACGCTGGCGAATGTCAAAAAGAGTGTTTTCATATTTTTGCCACATCTAaggtttttagtattattttctgGGCATGAATTCTCTCTTTAGCGCCTCATTTAACATTCCACTGATGTGTTTGTTAAACAATGACGTCATCGAATCCAGTCGAAGCCGAGGAACTGGTTTTAAAACCAGCGTCTGTGTCGAAACACGTCATCTGAGGAAGCTCCAAGGACTCCATTTCCCATGATGCATCTCTCCCTCTCCCCCTGACATCATGTGATCATCAGTGCTTCCGTTTTGTAgatatattgtaattattttgtagTCGACTGTAACATGAGTTGGAGATTAggtttttatttgcatttctttttaagaaaatgtatcttCAAAAAGGTGCTTTTTCatgtaaaatatgacaaaaatatatatatttaaaggaatagtttcacTGACATTAAAATCTGCTTAACCTCAGGCCATCccaggtgagtttgtttcttcatcaggtttggagaaatgcagcattgcatcagtgtctcatcagtggatgctctgcagtgaatgggtgccgtcagaatgagagtctgataaaaacatcacaataatccacagcactccagatgttcactgatggacttgtggattattgtgatgtttttatcagactctcattctgacggcacccattcactgcagagcatccattgcaaTGCTACATCTCTGGCCTGAGGATGAGCACATCTTCAGagcattttcattttcgggtgaactactttaaaaggaataattcacccaaaaatgaatattatttacatttactgaacattttaaataactgaatgCTGTTGTTATAAAGAAATATTTCCATGaagattatataaaaaacaatattagggtgaataaattaacatttttaagtgATTTATTCCTTCATCCAGATTGTTTGCAGCACAGaaaattcactaaaaataaataaatatatatataagctatgaACTATTGAAGGATGACATCACTGGATGCCAAAACTCAAACTTTGTAATTCATGCAAAACTAAAAAAACGTCAGAAACTAAATCAAAGAAAGGTTTTaagtcctccacgtccgctgtaTTAATGCGTCCTCTGTTGACTGTAATTGTATGTGGTATATTTAGGGTTAATAACAGCTGAATAACTTATTTTTCTTGAGAAGACGTGAGATGTTAAACATCTACAAGTGTTTGGTAACCTGATGTTCACAGATTCAACTCTACAGACTCATCTGCTTATTAAAGACAACTCAAATAAACCCAAATGATTGTTATATGCATTATATTACTCTATAAGTGCATTAAAAGTCTCGAGAGGAACTGTTCGTCTTGATAAAGGAAGAGTTTGTTCAGTACTTGAGTTTATCCTCTGATATATATTCAGCAAAATAAGCTTAAACTAATGCCATGCATCCTCTATGAGTCAATTAtcagtttatatattataattctctctatatttctcattttcagaGACGGTAAATCATGCCTGAATTTGCATATGACAGTAAATGATTGGAAAAGCATGAGCAATGTGACACTGTATTATAATGCAGAATAAATAAGGTTCAGTTACACGTTAATATTTCAGCTTCTGAACCAactatacataatatacatattgaaaaaatgtaaatagcaCTTAAGCAGTGTACAGCATggattttgtgtttatgtaataaataataaggtTATTTTTTAGGatgtatctaaaaaaataataataattaacaaatttttataatattatatttatatattttttctttatataatgtattattattatttatatattatatacaatttattttataatttgtatttatttgtttagttttatatatatttttctttatataatgtattattattaatatatattatatataatttattttataattcatatttatttagtttatatatatatatatatatatatatatatatttttttttttttttttttttttttttttttgccgataCATCATATAAGATAAGCTGATTATTCATTATAGTTATGAAATAAACCGCTGAATGAACTACTGTCCAAAACATTCATGACAATGAGTTCCAGCTGCTTTCCTGAGATATTACTGTATTACACTTATCAAATGCAATGCTGAAAACACAAATTACAGTAAATTAACGTTTTGATAGAAATGTGCGTAGACTGATGAAAACAATGCCAATAATCTAAAGGAAAATGTTTCGGAAACCGGCTTAATTtccaatatacatatatatatatatttttttttttttttttttttttttttaatgttttttctctGGTTTAGTGGTGAAATATACGGTAGACATTTTACTGTGAGATGCACAAATGAAGAGACAGTTTCGTAATATTCTGTAAAGCAAGAGAGTGTATATGCATCAAATAAAGCATCTTTTCCATGAATCCCTGAATCGAGATCATCACGCCGTCTTTGTGAAGGAAATTGAATTGGAGGAgattttaaaggagtagttcacccaaacatgaaaacgtgctcaccctcaggccatcctagattaggatgtgtttgtttcttcatcaggtttggagaaatgtagcgttGCACCAGTGTCTCAGCAGTGGacgtgaatgggtgccgtcaaaatgagagtctgataaaaacatcacaataatccacagttaacatctggagaagacaaaagatgaaacaataatccataataacacttcacgaatcaggagagaaatctgcgcAGATCAAGCGAGAGAGACAACAAGAGGCTGAGAACATCATACAGTCATCGCTTCTCTTTGTTAcgctttttgaaaaagaaaataaataaaaaagcactgTAGTAATGTATTTTCTTCACCCCTTGAAAGTGTTTTTAGGAAGTTACTGGTTTGTAAAACCATGATCTTTGTGCAGACTGTATTTAGGGATGAATTTGGTACAAATGTTGCAACACAGGATTTTCAAGGTTGCAAAATATCACCAGTGTTGTAATTGTgtttacatgtacagtacatgacaTGAGGCTTAAAATTACACTCTTTAGTAAAACTGAGGCGAGAAACTATACTTATAGTAAtagtaacaattacaaaaaattaatgttaaaatatctCAGTTAAACCATTAATGTTATTCAcctttccaaaaataaataaataaaagataatgagAACAATGTGTACAAtcaataaatctataaataaaaaaacagaaataataatacatatgaatatgaaaatatgaataataatatataacaattcaTAATAATGGATGGTAATAATtagaaacaaatattaaataagaaaagaTGGTTAATCATGTGAAATGTAATTACAAAAAGTAATATgtaacaatttaatttatatattttttgttttttttatttttatttagatacaaaatataaaataaaaaatatgataaaaactttgtaaattctaaatattagtaaatgtttatttaattatagttagaaataaatcatacttaaataataaaatgttaatcatgtgaaataaacctatttttaaaactatttcaatGTAAATAGtaatatgaaatttaaataaaaaatattatacctcagataataatataaataaatatacgaagagttaataattaccaaaaaagctatttgtaaatattaaatataagtaattatattgaaaaaaatatttgatagataataacagtaaaaataaatatataggaaattaaaaatattgaatcatatgaaaaaaacattatttaaaactatttaatagTTAATCATAATTTgatatacaaatttattttaatattagtaacatatattttttgtaatgtatatattaagttagataataatataaacaaatattagatatgtaaaaagttaattataaaatatgattaaactatttataattaataaatattagtcattatatgtttaaaaataatatatacgtTAGCAGTCAAAATAATATtgggaaagaaataaaaaagtttaatcataaataaataaaccattatttaaaactatttgaatgttaataataatttttaaaataaataaaagtataacatttttcttatttaaatattaagttagataataatataaatacatattagatATGTAAAGAGTTAATATGATTAAATATGATTAAACTATTTGTAATTAATACATATTagtaattatatgtttaataatatatacattagattataacagcaaaataataatattaggtaagaaataacaaaaatatcagattttagaaacacaaatgtttatattaattttacttttttaatgtttaaaaaaacatttttgcatttgtttattttacgTGTGCAGGACATTATTTGAGGCGCTTAAAACaactctaataaaaaaaaacatacataatggTGTAGAAAGTGCTTATAAAACCGGGAAAATGCAAAGGAGAAAGAAGTTAATCTGTGATGCAACATCCAAATAATTGGAGGGGGAAGGAGGGGAGGTTGTGACAGAGGAAGTGATGGTGTCATTGTCAGCTGAAGTACCTGTATCATAACGGATCCTCATCAAGATCGAGACCAGACGAGACGAGCAGCGTTTACAAGCCACAAGTTCAGACACTGTACGATTGCTCACTCTCTGTGTTTCCTGTAGTTAGAGTTCAGTCTTAGATCTGCTCAGAAGTGTGTGTCTACATCCACAGATGTCCGTCTCCGACAGTCCTCCGTCCTCCATCTGTATGTTTGCTCTCCATCATCAGTCCTCCAGCTCTCAGGACTCGGGTCTGTACGGTCAGCACATGGTCTTCCCCAAAACACCAGACGGCCGGAGCATGGAGCAGATGATGGGCTTCGTCCCGTACTCCTCGTGTGTGACCCCCAGCAGCTCGGAGCGAGAGGTGACCACATTTCTGCTTTCTTCATTTGTTCCCTTCGCTTTGGATGATAACAtgggaaaaaattataaatgtaaatgtaaaggaaTAAACAATACACCTTTTAtgcttattttaatacatttaatacatattttagcTGTGCCGTATTTTGATTGTGTCTGTAAAATTAatcagtaaataataattatattatgagCAAAATAGTTAATATTagctattaaatatttaatgtttttataataatattctgttaaaaataaataaatacatgtctgAAATTACAAGTAAAATTTATCAGTGAATAATAATTATGTGGTAAATTTAGTAATTATATATTTagtgttaatataataatattaagttacaataaataaataaatgtctaagATTACAAGTAAAATTAatcagtaaataataattatggggCAGATAATTAATATTagcaattatatatttaatgtttttataataatattaagttacaataaataaattaataaatgtctgAGATcgcaagtaaaattaattagtaaataataattgtatggggttaatagttaatattagtaattatataatgtttatataataatactaaattagaattaataaatgaataatatatataaataaatatttctgagtttaCAAGTAAAATTAatcagtaaataataattatgaggtaaaaagttaatattagcaaatatatatttaatgtttaaattcaatttaatgaTTATATGATAATGTTAAGTTataatacataaatgaataaatgtctgAAATTAGAAGTAAAATTAAtctgaaaataataattgtggggttaatagttaatattagcaattatatatttattctttatataataatactaaattagaataaataaataaattatatataagtagtaaaattaaaattaatcaggtaataataattatgtttcagttttaggttgttgttgttataattatcttttttttaagaatatataattatatatatatatatatatatatatatatatatatatatatatatatttacaacttATTTTCaacgaaaatgagaaatgttgccttggcaataagttagcatttttatatatttaaatcgttAATTTTATTTGATCTTAATTTCTGGTTTAATGTATTGCATTCACTTACCTAGTTTTAATTTTCTCGTTCTCGCAAATCTTTGCGAAGGATTTTTCGCAGTTCGTTCTGCCGCCCCCGGCGTCCACCCTGCATCCGTCCGGACAGAAGCGCAGCCCGAGCAAAGACAGCGTAGAGTACCGTCAGCGCCGAGAGCGCAACAACATCGCGGTGAGGAAGAGTCGCGATAAAGCGCGGCGTCGGGTCCAGATGACCCAACAGAGGGCGCTACAGCTCCAGGACGAGAACCAACGCCTGCAGCTGCACATCCAGCATCTGTCGCACGAGGTGGATTCTCTCAGACACTATCTGTCACAGCGCCACCAACAGGTCAGAGAGCAGGACACCGCCGGAGAGGACGTCTGCTGAGACCGAACGAGTCATTCTGGATTCGCTTTCTGATTTCCATAATAGTTTCAGTCGATGGGATGGGTAAACATGACTTCTCAAAGTGAACTTGGGAAATAATACCCATTTcggttgtccacctactgtaaaTCACATCTGATGAGCTTTTCATTGAAAGTAATGCTTTgtgttacttttgcgttactttttaaatctgagcTGGGTTTCCTTGtttgcttttaatataaaaagttcaATTTCTGGGTAATTTAAAAGCCCTTTCGCACCAAAAGCCTTCGTCTGGACAGTAGAACGCAGAATATAAAGTTCAATATTAAATGACGAAGAAATGTACGTTTATCTTGTGTAATTTTTGCTTGGATCATCTATTTAGTTTTCCTAATAAGAGGAAAACTaaatctgattttatttatttttttgagtgagaTTAATTATTGCATGTTCATGTCTTTTAAGCATTAAGCATTAAATCTTGCAACTTTTTGTACTTATCAATATTTttccatatatacatatacatatatatatatatatttatatatatatatatatatatatatatatatatatatatatatatatatatatatatatatatatatatatatagacatgaactgtacatttgactaaaatattaaataaaaataaagaaaaaagtctgTATATCTATATTTAAAACGTATACTGTATGACTTCTCAGGAAAAAATTatcttaaattaataataataattacacgcAAATACTGTTTGTCAAAAATATAATTACTGTTCTAAAAAAAgttgtaataaacaaatgttataaaattacaaaaacaaattttaaattaattccaAACATCGCCAtgtgttttatatgtatttgtaattttatacaCTACATAAATTACGTTTTTTAAGCAATCTATATTTTTCATACACAGCATTTGTGTAATTTTGTTGCTTTAAATTTTCCGTTCTACATTTGCTCCAAAGCTATACAAAAAGCATACTTTTTCTTAtgtttgcatttaatattttagtcaattattatttatttattttgcttttctaACATATATGAAAAATGCTCACAGCTGAACGTTTCAGTTCAAATCTACTTTATTCCTGCATCAATGTGTgtggttttatgtttaataaattttAGTCAATGCTAGATAAACCAGATTTCTGCAATTGAACTTTTGACCCAAGATCTCACACTTACTGAAATACAGATCTCGTGAAAACAAGTCCCGAGTAAAAACAAGCTCCCAAACCTGAAATCCATTGTGATTTTTCTCCATTATACAGAAAGTAGCCCAGGAAATATGTTTCAGAATCTGACAGCATAGGGTCTTTCTTTATCTCGTCTGCTGGCTTGTTATCTGTTTAGTGCTCCACGTAACAGCAGATGATAACAGAACCTGTGTTACACCTCCACTAGAGCAAGCCCTGACGTTCATTAATTCACACACTGTTGATGTTTGTGTTGTAACCTGATTCCGTTCAGCGCTGGGGAAATCTGCGGTCCCAGACCTGAAATCTGGCCACAGTGTTAGGAAAGAGTGTGTTTCAACTGAGGCTGTGTTACTCAACACGGTGCGAGAGAACAGCCAGAGATCCACTCTCTCAACACCTGAACGCTCCTAGCCATGGGCTTATGCAACATATATTTCAATATAAGTTtgattttaaatgaatcaaatctTTCAcacttgatttataagttatgtcACTGTCTATATatggatgcatttaacttttGTTGCACAGACGGAAAAATTGCATGGTCTTTAATgggagcattttttttaatataacccatattataataaatgtaatgcatatgGTGCCAGAGTTGTATATAATTTACAATTGTATGGAAttgcataaataaaattacatattataaCCTTCTTataatatatgcaaaataacagtttaCCTTTACAACATAATAGAGTGACATTAGATGGTAATAACATGGTAGCCTACTTAATAGAATTGCATGGTACCATCATGTTAAAAGacgatgtaaaaaaataaaaaaataaaaaataaatatttaattgtaggcttttttttttttttttttttttggacaaatgcATGacttttgtaatataatataacattttctaCAGAGTCATTCAAGACAAACACTTAAACACGATAAAGGCATTGGATGTCTTAGTACCATGCTGTATTTAACACTATTTTGCATTATTCATGTCCATGCCATTTTAACACGTTTGTATTAACTGAGAGATTACACTGAATCTCTGTGCTTCATAAAATCAAATGACTCATGCATTACTGTGTACAGTATTTTaattgtatgtatgcatgcaataCCCAGATGACAGGTTATGTTTCAAAACGTGCAGCGTGCATCCAGAGCACACTGTGTGAGATagagtatcccacaatgcaatgtcttTGACTTGACCTTGCGatgtgatgaacagatttaaatcTTCACACTTTTTTGACAAATGTCGCAGGTCATCCAATGCATTTCATCATGCATAAAGAAAACACATACTGTGCACATCTTTCATTCTGTGTTTGCCAATACTCTCATAATATaccattattttaaaagtaagcAATATATTGCGTAGGATGCAGTACGCCAGTGTTCTTTGTaaagtttaaaaacattattttaatgtgataaATGGCTCCCTCGTGTGGCTGCACGGCTGTGCTGCAGCTGCGTCTTTGGTCTCGGGTTTCCGAAGCTGTCCGAATGTTCCCGAAGGTTACCGTCAGTCGTACCAGTTTTTCCGCCCTGTCCGCGTCTCGGAGCCGGGGATCTTCTTCCGTCCATGGCCGTGCATCCAGGCTTTATTTACCTTCATTTAACGCGTTCGTTTGGTGTGACGCGAGGCGGATAGAACGCGTCAGATCAGCAGGAGCGAAGCGACGCGCGTCTGTTTCTGCGGAGACATTGTTACTGCGCTGGACTGAACGGGCCGAGCGAGTCCAGACCACATCAGACCAGACCAGAGCACATCAGTCGTCTGGAGACATCAGCAGAAGCAGGTGAGGAAATAAACGCATTTTAATATCAGAACTTACGAACGATGCTTAGAAGATCCAATCATTTACATAATAACATTCCTGTTTATAGATTCTTTAATGCATAGGGTTTCTTAATTCTCCTGTCTCTATAATTCCACTTACATAACAATCACATTCCATTCATTCCTTCATTGCACTCCTCCTTTTTTACtttcatcttatttttattctttaatttcTCCCTTTCACGCGATGATTTCATCTGCTCgttctttcatttctttctttcatctgaAGTGTCTGCTGAAGATGAaacctccctctttctctcttgctATAAATAACACTTATATATCTATCTCTCAAACTATTTATCATAAAAGTGACTTCTCATAACTGTCTATCTCTGTCTTTATTTAGCCTACTGTATACCCAtcatatctatccatccatccatccatcgtctatctatctatctatctatctatctatctatctatctatctatctatctatctatctatcgtctaccattctatctatctatctatctatctatctatctatctatctatctatctatcgtctaccattctatctatctatctatctatctatctatctatctatctatctatccatctatcgtctatctatctatctatctatctatctatctatctatcgtctatctatctatccatccatccatccatctatctatctatcgtctatctatctatctatccatccatccatccatctatctatcgtctatctatctatctatccatccatccatccatctatcgtctatctatctatccatccatccatccatccatccatccatctatctatctatctatctatctatctatctatctatctatctatctatctatctatctatctatctatctatctatcgtctatctatctatctatctatctatctatctatctatctatctatctatctatctatctatctatctatctatcacctaccattctatccatccatctatct
It contains:
- the LOC127945989 gene encoding CCAAT/enhancer-binding protein delta, producing MSVSDSPPSSICMFALHHQSSSSQDSGLYGQHMVFPKTPDGRSMEQMMGFVPYSSCVTPSSSEREDFSQFVLPPPASTLHPSGQKRSPSKDSVEYRQRRERNNIAVRKSRDKARRRVQMTQQRALQLQDENQRLQLHIQHLSHEVDSLRHYLSQRHQQVREQDTAGEDVC